The DNA segment TGTCGAGTTCGTCGCCGATGAGACGCGACTTGAAGTACGTCTTCATCTGGCCCTTCTCGCGGAGGAACTGGAGGATGCGCTGTTGTTTGTCGGTCAGGGTCGTCGCGGTCGTGCCAGCAGCGGTGGTGCT comes from the Halorussus vallis genome and includes:
- a CDS encoding DUF7123 family protein — translated: MSTTAAGTTATTLTDKQQRILQFLREKGQMKTYFKSRLIGDELDMTAKEVGANMTAIADGEFDVDVEKWGYSSSTTWKVTV